In a genomic window of Dyadobacter fermentans DSM 18053:
- a CDS encoding LytR/AlgR family response regulator transcription factor: MNILIVEDDFIIAKHLQFLLNGFGYEANDIATDYTTATEILNSKVFHLAVLDINLNGYQTGIDLADYIRENVKIPFLFLSAHEDIAVVNAALQAAPHAFLQKPFQKITVYTAVKLALKNYRLAALAGETTSEEKEDTTVITDALFIKEKHMFTKIMLTDILYIRSDDNYLELHTTKKKYTIRETLKNMLQQLPTNYFFRVHKSFIINLNAITAIDYVHVMINDIEIPITNDNRTELLSRIKTFS; encoded by the coding sequence ATGAATATTCTAATCGTTGAGGACGACTTTATCATTGCGAAACATCTCCAATTCTTGCTCAATGGCTTTGGCTATGAAGCCAACGATATCGCAACGGACTATACGACAGCCACAGAGATTCTCAACAGCAAGGTATTCCACCTGGCCGTCCTGGATATTAATCTGAACGGTTATCAAACGGGCATCGACCTGGCGGACTACATCCGGGAAAACGTCAAGATACCTTTCCTGTTCCTGTCCGCGCACGAGGATATCGCCGTTGTAAATGCTGCATTACAAGCCGCGCCGCACGCCTTTTTGCAAAAACCTTTTCAGAAAATCACCGTTTACACGGCTGTAAAACTAGCGTTGAAAAATTACCGCCTGGCAGCGCTTGCGGGTGAAACTACTTCGGAAGAGAAAGAAGACACGACGGTGATCACGGACGCTTTGTTCATCAAGGAAAAGCACATGTTCACCAAGATCATGCTTACTGACATCCTGTATATCCGCAGCGACGATAACTACCTCGAGTTACATACTACCAAGAAGAAATACACCATCCGCGAGACGCTGAAAAACATGCTTCAGCAACTTCCCACCAACTACTTCTTCCGCGTACATAAATCGTTCATTATCAACCTGAATGCCATTACAGCCATTGATTATGTGCATGTAATGATCAACGATATTGAAATCCCCATCACGAACGATAACCGGACGGAGCTCCTGAGCCGCATTAAAACTTTTTCGTAA